A genome region from Syntrophaceae bacterium includes the following:
- a CDS encoding STAS domain-containing protein has product MLIRCDEEKKVIYVTPDGDLRASEAEFMHRQVQEFARNDVEALVLDLARVRTIDPLGLHTILLLFNQLCRNRGELVIENATRELKKLFQLMRIDGRLTISRTGWPG; this is encoded by the coding sequence ATGCTGATCCGCTGCGACGAAGAAAAGAAAGTCATATACGTCACGCCCGACGGGGATCTCAGGGCCAGCGAGGCGGAGTTCATGCACCGGCAGGTCCAGGAATTCGCCCGGAACGACGTCGAAGCGCTCGTCCTGGATCTCGCCAGGGTCCGCACAATCGACCCGCTCGGCCTCCACACGATCCTCCTGCTGTTCAACCAGCTCTGCAGAAACAGGGGTGAGCTGGTTATCGAGAATGCCACCCGCGAGCTCAAAAAGCTGTTTCAGCTGATGAGGATCGACGGGCGTCTCACCATCAGCCGGACCGGATGGCCCGGCTAG
- a CDS encoding DUF4031 domain-containing protein has protein sequence MILVDCNPEHGTRYPYMMVATCPGELAAFGRKLGLKAEWIRRDFGIEHFRINALKRREAIAKGAREASMKEIIATAA, from the coding sequence ATGATCCTCGTCGATTGCAACCCCGAACACGGAACGCGCTATCCGTATATGATGGTGGCCACCTGCCCGGGCGAGCTTGCGGCCTTCGGAAGAAAGCTCGGCCTCAAAGCCGAGTGGATCCGCCGCGACTTCGGGATCGAGCACTTCCGGATCAACGCCCTGAAAAGGCGTGAGGCCATCGCGAAGGGGGCCCGCGAGGCGAGCATGAAGGAGATCATCGCAACCGCTGCATAA
- a CDS encoding DUF1846 domain-containing protein, whose product MTGQVGFDNEKYIEEQSAEILERVARTSNRLYLEFGGKLLYDYHAARVLPGYDPNVKLRLLQHLKDKVDLLLCIFAGDIERKKIRADFGITYDADALKLIDDLRNRGISVLGVVITRFENQPAARQFKNKLERRGVRVYTHRFTKGYPTDVDLIVSDEGYGANDYIEPEKPLVVVTGPGPGSGKLATCLSQLYHDYRRGIHSGYAKFETFPIWNLPLKHPVNVAYEAATADIRDFNIIDPFHLEAYGKIAVNYNRDVDAFPLLRRIMERITGGESFYKSPTDMGVNRAGFAIIDDAVTREAAKQELIRRYFRYRCEYAMGFADRETVQRVELLLKDFQLVPENRRVVEPARRAAGEAQAQDKGDEGIYCGAAIELQDGTIVTGNNSPLLHAASSVVIHAIKHLAGIPGMIKLLPESITESVRHLKTRILEEKSVSLDLEETLIALSISSATNPAAQLAIERLKELKNCEVHMTHIPTPGDEAGLRRLGVNLTSDPNFSTKDLFVS is encoded by the coding sequence ATGACCGGGCAGGTGGGGTTCGACAACGAGAAGTACATCGAGGAGCAGTCGGCGGAGATCCTGGAGCGCGTCGCCAGGACCAGCAACCGCCTCTACCTCGAGTTCGGGGGAAAGCTCCTGTACGACTACCACGCCGCCCGGGTCCTTCCGGGCTACGACCCCAACGTCAAGCTCCGGCTGCTGCAGCACCTCAAGGACAAGGTGGACCTGCTGCTGTGCATCTTCGCGGGCGACATCGAGCGCAAGAAGATCCGGGCCGATTTCGGCATCACCTACGATGCCGACGCCCTGAAGCTCATCGACGATCTGCGAAACCGGGGCATCAGCGTCCTGGGCGTCGTGATCACGCGCTTCGAGAACCAGCCCGCTGCCCGGCAGTTCAAGAACAAGCTCGAGCGGCGCGGCGTCCGGGTCTACACGCACCGCTTCACGAAGGGCTACCCCACCGACGTGGACCTCATCGTGAGTGACGAGGGCTACGGGGCCAACGACTACATCGAGCCGGAAAAGCCCCTCGTCGTCGTCACGGGCCCGGGGCCCGGCAGCGGCAAGCTCGCCACCTGCCTCTCCCAGCTCTACCACGACTACCGCAGGGGCATCCACTCGGGCTACGCAAAGTTCGAGACCTTCCCGATCTGGAACCTCCCGCTCAAGCACCCCGTCAACGTGGCCTACGAGGCCGCCACGGCCGACATCCGGGACTTCAACATCATCGACCCCTTCCACCTGGAGGCCTACGGCAAGATCGCGGTCAACTACAACCGCGACGTGGACGCCTTCCCGCTGCTCAGGCGCATCATGGAGCGGATCACGGGCGGGGAGTCCTTTTACAAGTCGCCCACGGACATGGGGGTCAACCGCGCCGGTTTTGCCATCATCGACGACGCGGTGACCCGGGAGGCGGCCAAGCAGGAGCTCATCCGCCGCTACTTCCGATACCGATGCGAGTACGCCATGGGGTTTGCCGACCGCGAGACGGTGCAGAGAGTCGAGCTGCTCCTCAAGGACTTCCAGCTCGTGCCGGAAAACCGGCGCGTCGTCGAGCCCGCCCGCCGGGCGGCCGGCGAGGCCCAGGCCCAGGACAAGGGCGACGAGGGCATTTACTGCGGTGCGGCCATCGAGCTGCAGGACGGCACCATCGTCACGGGCAACAACTCGCCGCTGCTGCACGCGGCATCGAGCGTCGTCATCCACGCCATCAAGCACCTGGCCGGCATCCCGGGCATGATCAAGCTGCTGCCCGAGTCCATCACCGAATCGGTCCGGCACCTCAAGACGCGCATCCTCGAGGAGAAGAGCGTCAGCCTCGATCTCGAGGAGACGCTCATCGCCCTCTCGATCAGCTCGGCGACCAACCCGGCCGCGCAGCTTGCCATCGAGCGGCTCAAGGAGCTGAAGAACTGCGAGGTGCACATGACGCACATCCCCACGCCGGGCGACGAGGCGGGCCTGCGCCGCCTCGGGGTGAACCTGACGAGCGACCCCAACTTTTCCACAAAGGACCTATTCGTCTCTTGA
- a CDS encoding tyrosine-type recombinase/integrase translates to MSVRRRGNRFVIDYYPQGRLGKRARVTLPASVQDEDDAKAIEQLMKKAARNADDPIVPTGSTVEQVFPSYLEWYAIHRSRGTHYDLERVYERHFKRILGRERLEDLNVHHVNLYKKLRKAEHHFKKNGDLVSNRTINKELSYFSGFLRWCRKQENLRLRPIEIEALPAKRPTPIPLSFGEAVRIIEAAEETYRIYFLCLFSLGLRKAEAAWLKPEDFDLENRTVRVRQKGGSWKMLPLNGWLISHLKKAEAMMRPGQYLFLNKKTGRPVLNIRKALARAVAKAGVTKKVNPHLLRHSIATILMGEDVNLRLIQNYLGHTKVSTTEFYTHVAAEHLRRAANIVDRNLKAFRRDYKKSSKNNDLKVQ, encoded by the coding sequence ATGTCCGTCCGCCGCCGGGGAAACCGCTTCGTCATCGACTACTATCCGCAGGGCCGCCTGGGCAAGCGGGCCCGGGTAACGCTGCCGGCCTCCGTACAGGACGAAGACGATGCGAAGGCGATCGAGCAGCTCATGAAAAAGGCTGCCCGGAACGCCGACGACCCCATCGTGCCGACCGGTTCAACCGTCGAACAGGTTTTCCCCTCATACCTCGAATGGTACGCCATTCACCGCTCCAGGGGAACCCACTACGATCTCGAACGGGTCTACGAAAGACACTTCAAGCGGATCCTGGGCAGGGAGCGCCTCGAGGATCTCAACGTCCATCATGTCAACCTCTATAAGAAGCTGCGCAAGGCCGAGCACCATTTCAAGAAGAACGGCGACCTCGTTTCGAACCGCACGATCAACAAGGAGCTTTCCTATTTCTCCGGATTTCTCCGCTGGTGCCGCAAGCAGGAGAATCTCCGCCTGCGCCCCATCGAAATCGAGGCCCTGCCGGCGAAGCGCCCCACGCCGATTCCGCTGTCCTTCGGCGAGGCCGTCCGCATCATCGAGGCGGCTGAGGAGACCTACCGGATCTATTTCCTGTGCCTCTTCAGCCTGGGCCTGCGAAAGGCTGAGGCGGCCTGGCTGAAACCCGAGGACTTCGACCTGGAGAACCGAACCGTCCGGGTTAGACAGAAAGGCGGCTCCTGGAAGATGCTGCCGCTCAACGGCTGGCTGATCTCGCACCTCAAAAAGGCGGAGGCCATGATGAGGCCGGGCCAATATCTGTTCCTGAACAAAAAAACGGGCCGTCCCGTGCTGAACATCCGGAAGGCCCTGGCCCGGGCTGTGGCGAAGGCGGGCGTCACGAAGAAGGTCAACCCGCACCTGCTGCGCCACTCGATCGCGACGATCCTGATGGGGGAGGATGTGAACCTGCGGCTGATCCAGAACTACCTCGGCCACACGAAGGTCTCGACGACGGAGTTCTACACGCACGTCGCGGCAGAGCATCTGCGCAGGGCTGCCAATATCGTCGATCGTAACCTGAAGGCGTTCCGGCGTGACTACAAGAAATCCAGTAAAAACAATGACTTGAAAGTGCAATGA
- a CDS encoding NYN domain-containing protein — translation MKKVAVFVDWDNVRKGVFTEAGKRLKYKINYNDTANVIKYINAFIDPGTEEVYRIFFYLTDPYGEIIDGTDYSKTNTYKHATSFIERLSIANHIAIRKGSLVPRGKDVNGNTIFIQKKVDMLLGLDIAHVSYCRLADRILIFSYDTDVVPALKVARINGLQVIFPSCPDVQPDINRELKIHSDIIREVHFGKVFPKP, via the coding sequence ATGAAAAAGGTGGCTGTTTTCGTCGATTGGGACAACGTCAGGAAGGGGGTCTTCACGGAAGCCGGCAAAAGGCTGAAATATAAGATCAATTATAACGACACTGCCAATGTTATCAAATATATAAATGCTTTCATCGATCCGGGAACAGAAGAGGTTTACCGGATCTTTTTCTATCTGACGGATCCCTATGGCGAAATCATCGACGGAACCGACTATTCGAAAACGAACACTTACAAGCACGCCACATCATTTATCGAACGCCTCAGCATCGCGAATCACATCGCCATCCGCAAGGGATCTCTCGTTCCGCGAGGAAAGGACGTAAACGGCAACACGATCTTCATCCAGAAAAAAGTCGATATGCTCCTCGGCCTGGACATTGCGCACGTCTCCTATTGCAGGCTAGCGGACAGGATCCTCATTTTCTCCTATGACACTGACGTTGTTCCTGCCCTGAAGGTGGCAAGGATCAACGGGCTCCAGGTCATTTTCCCGTCGTGTCCGGACGTGCAACCCGATATCAACCGGGAGTTGAAAATTCACTCCGATATTATCCGCGAAGTCCATTTCGGCAAAGTCTTTCCGAAACCATAA
- a CDS encoding metallopeptidase family protein, with translation MVISVQKRPSPELLEEMGLPPDEPLLGVYTGASLMERSHFDMLQYPDTIQIFQEPLEEMCETMDELEEEIEITVVHEVAHFIGMTEEELAELGYE, from the coding sequence ATGGTCATCTCCGTGCAGAAGCGGCCCTCGCCGGAACTGCTCGAGGAGATGGGCCTGCCGCCCGACGAGCCTCTCCTGGGGGTCTACACGGGCGCCTCCCTGATGGAGCGCTCCCACTTCGACATGCTGCAGTACCCGGACACGATCCAGATCTTCCAGGAGCCCCTCGAGGAGATGTGCGAAACGATGGATGAGCTCGAGGAGGAGATCGAGATCACCGTGGTCCACGAGGTGGCGCACTTCATCGGGATGACCGAGGAGGAGCTGGCCGAGCTGGGCTATGAATAA
- a CDS encoding ATP-binding protein, whose translation MKTDAIKTRRFWLEKIERGWQRSILWLSGVRRTGKTLLCRSFSDADYYDCELPSVRRMMEDPESFLKGHRGRRVVLDEIHRLGNPSELLKIAADHYPDIRILATGSSTLGASARFRDTLAGRKLDIWLTPMTQSDLEDFGNTDLPHRLLHGGLPPFFLEKTLPERWIQEWIDAYWAKDIQELFRLERRHAFQRFVELLMAQSGGIFEATRFARPCEVSRTTISNYLAVLEATYLFHVVKPFSTHRATEIVSAPRVYGFDTGFVCYFKGWDRLRKEDLGTLWEHFVLNEMHAHLQHRQIRYWRNKRGLEVDFILAGRKGSPVAIECKWSAAHFDPAGLQSFRSIYEKGNNFLVAADIEKPYQRKYGNVEVRFVSLKDLVKAIVRSGSSPP comes from the coding sequence ATGAAAACGGATGCAATCAAGACCAGGAGATTCTGGCTGGAAAAAATTGAACGGGGCTGGCAGCGGTCCATTCTCTGGCTCTCCGGGGTCCGCCGCACAGGGAAGACTCTGCTGTGCAGAAGCTTCTCCGATGCGGACTACTATGACTGCGAACTGCCCTCTGTACGGCGGATGATGGAAGACCCTGAAAGTTTCCTGAAGGGACACCGGGGGCGGCGCGTCGTGCTGGACGAGATCCACCGGCTGGGAAACCCATCGGAGCTGCTCAAGATTGCAGCCGATCACTACCCCGATATTCGCATCCTGGCGACCGGATCGTCCACGCTCGGTGCCTCCGCAAGATTTCGGGACACGCTGGCGGGCAGAAAATTGGATATCTGGCTGACACCGATGACGCAAAGCGATCTGGAGGATTTCGGCAATACGGACCTGCCGCATCGCCTGCTGCACGGGGGGTTGCCGCCTTTCTTCCTGGAGAAAACCCTTCCCGAGCGCTGGATCCAGGAATGGATCGACGCATACTGGGCAAAGGACATCCAGGAACTCTTCAGGCTCGAGCGGCGGCATGCCTTCCAGCGTTTCGTGGAGCTCCTCATGGCCCAGAGCGGGGGCATTTTCGAGGCGACCCGCTTTGCCCGGCCCTGCGAGGTCAGCCGGACAACCATTTCAAACTACCTGGCAGTCCTGGAGGCCACGTACCTCTTCCACGTCGTGAAACCGTTCAGCACCCACAGGGCGACCGAGATCGTCTCGGCACCGCGTGTCTACGGATTCGACACGGGCTTCGTCTGTTACTTCAAGGGATGGGACCGGCTGCGAAAAGAGGATCTCGGCACGCTCTGGGAGCACTTCGTGCTGAACGAGATGCACGCGCACCTGCAACATCGTCAAATCCGTTACTGGCGAAACAAGCGTGGCCTAGAGGTGGATTTCATCCTCGCCGGTCGAAAGGGCAGCCCGGTTGCCATCGAATGCAAGTGGTCCGCCGCGCACTTCGACCCCGCGGGGCTTCAGTCATTCAGAAGCATCTACGAAAAAGGGAATAATTTTCTCGTTGCCGCCGACATCGAAAAACCTTACCAGCGGAAATACGGGAACGTCGAGGTCCGGTTTGTCAGTCTCAAGGACTTGGTCAAAGCCATTGTCCGAAGCGGTTCATCTCCGCCCTGA
- a CDS encoding EamA family transporter, with product MGLNKGSSAAGPVLALACISLVWGYNWVVMKETLRYAGPFDFNALRMALGSVFLFAFMAWKREPLRPPFPAWTAVLGLTQTALGTGLIVWALETGGAGKTSILVYTMPFWILLLAWLVLDEKVRGALWAPILLAFCGLICILEPWALGGTPQSKLLAVISGVCWAAGAVIVKLLQRRYRRLDLIRLTTWQLIFGALPLIPVAFLVPSRPIDWSPYLVGSIAYNAILVCGVAFLLWTYVINRLPAGLAGLGTLAVPVIGMTGSRLQLGEPIGFWEGWGIALIVAALALLSVIRLRESRKEDIIPGQD from the coding sequence ATGGGGCTGAACAAGGGGAGTTCCGCCGCCGGCCCGGTCCTGGCCCTCGCCTGCATCTCCCTGGTGTGGGGCTACAACTGGGTCGTCATGAAGGAGACGCTGCGCTACGCGGGCCCCTTCGACTTCAACGCCCTGCGGATGGCCCTGGGCAGCGTGTTCCTCTTTGCCTTCATGGCCTGGAAGCGCGAGCCCCTGCGGCCGCCCTTTCCCGCCTGGACGGCCGTCCTCGGCCTCACCCAGACGGCCCTCGGGACGGGCCTCATCGTCTGGGCCCTCGAGACGGGAGGGGCCGGCAAGACCTCGATCCTCGTCTACACGATGCCCTTCTGGATCCTGCTGCTGGCCTGGCTCGTCCTGGACGAGAAGGTGCGCGGCGCCCTGTGGGCCCCCATCCTCCTGGCCTTCTGCGGGCTCATCTGCATCCTCGAGCCCTGGGCCCTCGGGGGCACGCCCCAGAGCAAGTTGCTCGCCGTGATCTCCGGGGTGTGCTGGGCCGCCGGCGCCGTCATTGTGAAACTCCTGCAGCGTCGCTACCGCAGGCTGGATCTCATCCGCCTCACCACGTGGCAGCTCATCTTCGGCGCCCTGCCGCTCATCCCCGTCGCTTTCCTGGTGCCGTCGCGGCCCATCGACTGGTCGCCCTACCTCGTCGGCTCGATCGCCTACAATGCGATCCTCGTCTGCGGCGTGGCCTTCCTGCTGTGGACCTACGTCATCAACCGCCTGCCGGCCGGTCTGGCGGGCCTGGGCACCCTGGCCGTCCCTGTCATCGGCATGACGGGCTCGAGGCTGCAGTTGGGCGAGCCGATCGGGTTCTGGGAGGGCTGGGGCATCGCCCTCATCGTGGCCGCCCTGGCGCTGCTGTCGGTCATCCGGCTGCGCGAGAGCCGGAAGGAGGACATCATCCCGGGGCAGGATTGA
- a CDS encoding cysteine hydrolase, which yields MKPAVVIVDMLRDTLEGAHPMPIKELGRAIVPAINRLTGFARERSIPVIFSMDSFLPGDFIFQGRMKHHSIRGTKGAEVTDLLTQAGTDFYSPKRRFSAFYKTDLDQTLRLCGVDTVALCGIATHWCVLSSAFDALSNDFRVVILEDCCASFNREMHESCLAIYRRNPLEPLLRVMTLEAFLAEVAGT from the coding sequence ATGAAACCGGCCGTCGTGATCGTCGATATGCTCAGGGACACCCTCGAGGGCGCCCACCCCATGCCGATCAAGGAGCTGGGCCGTGCCATCGTGCCCGCCATCAACCGCCTCACCGGCTTTGCCCGGGAGCGATCGATTCCCGTGATCTTCTCCATGGACAGCTTCCTGCCCGGGGACTTCATCTTTCAGGGCAGGATGAAGCACCACTCGATCCGGGGGACCAAGGGGGCCGAGGTCACGGACCTGCTCACGCAGGCCGGCACGGACTTCTATTCGCCCAAGCGGCGGTTCAGCGCGTTCTACAAGACGGACCTGGACCAGACGCTGCGCCTCTGCGGCGTCGACACGGTCGCGCTCTGCGGGATCGCCACCCACTGGTGCGTGCTGTCCTCGGCCTTCGACGCCCTGTCGAACGACTTCCGGGTGGTCATCCTCGAGGACTGCTGCGCGAGCTTCAACCGCGAGATGCACGAGAGCTGCCTCGCGATCTACCGCAGAAACCCCCTCGAGCCGCTCCTGCGGGTGATGACGCTCGAGGCGTTCCTGGCGGAGGTGGCGGGGACGTGA
- a CDS encoding ribbon-helix-helix protein, CopG family codes for MVRTQIQLTEEQARALKEIAAARGESMAEVIRRAVDGVISSGVMMPADERKKRAMDVIGKFRSGKHDVSKRHDAYLAEAFDR; via the coding sequence ATGGTCAGAACGCAGATTCAACTGACGGAAGAGCAGGCCCGCGCGCTGAAGGAAATCGCAGCCGCCCGCGGGGAATCCATGGCCGAAGTCATCCGGCGTGCCGTCGACGGGGTGATCAGCTCGGGCGTCATGATGCCCGCCGACGAGAGGAAAAAGCGGGCCATGGATGTCATCGGAAAATTCAGGTCCGGAAAGCACGACGTCTCGAAGCGGCACGATGCCTACCTGGCGGAGGCCTTCGACCGATGA
- a CDS encoding PIN domain-containing protein, with product MRVFVDTSALYALLDRDDDNHAAARRGWTDILESGTTAVTSSYVLVETVALLQSRLGLEAVRAFEDAVVPILHVEFVTGDLHRLGMAALLVASRRRLSLVDCVSFEIMRRHGIGAALTFDGHFKEQGFRIAP from the coding sequence ATGAGGGTCTTTGTCGACACGTCGGCCTTGTACGCCCTCCTCGACCGGGACGACGACAACCACGCCGCGGCGCGTAGAGGATGGACCGACATCCTGGAGAGCGGAACAACGGCGGTGACAAGCAGCTACGTCCTCGTGGAGACGGTTGCGCTTCTCCAGAGCCGCCTCGGTCTGGAGGCCGTGCGGGCCTTCGAGGATGCGGTGGTCCCCATCCTCCACGTGGAATTCGTCACGGGCGATCTGCATCGGCTGGGAATGGCCGCCCTGCTCGTCGCTTCACGGCGAAGGCTCAGCCTCGTCGACTGCGTCAGCTTCGAGATCATGCGGCGCCACGGGATCGGCGCGGCCTTGACCTTCGACGGCCATTTCAAGGAACAGGGCTTCCGCATCGCTCCGTGA
- a CDS encoding DUF697 domain-containing protein: protein MYGTIKNVALAVSAVILFFFVLFVVNQTAQAVALADRVSPAFGTAVLWFLIGLYAALVLAAAAFFLRLPKPLVPPGSEAEPEFSRYLDALRKRLAANPRLRGHDLSDRAGIERALEALGRECDAVIRDSAAAVFVSTAISQSGRLDTLFVLTAHVRMVWRIASIYAQRPALRELLHLYANVAATAFVAGELDEAEIGEQIEPILSSALGAVSLSVPGMQAAASIVVTSILTGAANAFLTLRVGIIARRWCGSLVVADRRTLRRSATAEAAKLLGQVVKNGTARISRALWAASKGKVGGAFSGLTGLARDIKDSLLGLLKIRKDDE, encoded by the coding sequence ATGTACGGCACAATCAAGAACGTGGCGCTCGCGGTGAGCGCCGTCATCCTGTTCTTCTTCGTCCTGTTCGTCGTCAACCAGACGGCGCAGGCGGTGGCGCTTGCCGACCGGGTGAGCCCGGCCTTCGGGACGGCCGTACTGTGGTTCCTGATCGGCCTCTACGCCGCGTTGGTCCTCGCCGCCGCGGCCTTTTTCCTGCGGCTCCCCAAGCCCCTCGTGCCCCCCGGGTCCGAGGCGGAGCCGGAATTCTCCCGCTACCTGGACGCCCTCCGGAAGCGCCTGGCCGCCAACCCCCGCCTCAGGGGCCATGACCTGTCGGACCGCGCAGGGATCGAGCGGGCCCTGGAGGCGCTCGGCAGGGAGTGCGACGCCGTCATCCGCGACAGCGCCGCCGCCGTGTTCGTCAGCACGGCCATCTCCCAGAGCGGCCGGCTCGACACGCTGTTCGTCCTGACGGCCCACGTCCGGATGGTCTGGCGCATCGCCTCGATCTACGCTCAGCGCCCGGCGCTGCGGGAACTCCTGCACCTCTATGCGAACGTGGCCGCCACGGCCTTCGTGGCGGGGGAGCTCGACGAGGCGGAGATCGGCGAGCAGATCGAGCCGATCCTCTCGTCGGCGCTCGGCGCCGTGAGCCTCTCCGTGCCGGGCATGCAGGCCGCCGCGTCCATCGTCGTCACCTCGATCCTGACGGGGGCCGCCAATGCCTTTCTCACGCTGCGCGTGGGGATCATCGCGAGGCGCTGGTGCGGCAGCCTCGTCGTCGCCGACCGCCGGACGCTGCGCCGGTCGGCCACCGCCGAGGCGGCGAAACTGCTGGGCCAGGTCGTCAAGAACGGCACGGCGCGCATCTCGCGGGCCCTCTGGGCGGCCTCGAAGGGCAAGGTGGGCGGGGCGTTCTCGGGGCTCACGGGCCTGGCCCGCGACATCAAGGACTCCCTCCTGGGCCTGCTGAAGATCAGGAAGGACGACGAGTGA
- a CDS encoding trimeric intracellular cation channel family protein: MDVVMHILDFAGTAVFAVTGALAAGRKRMDIFGVVVLGCVTALGGGTLRDVVLGIQPIFWVSDTRYLAVATIAAICTFFLARIWKLPMTVLMYADALGLAVFTVIGFQKAFDATHAYGIAIVMGVTTGVAGGLIRDILSGEVPLILRREIYASASLCGGAMLALLSGLELPAPIVLSGAVLTTLVIRVVALHWNLSLPLFRFEEDKEDEARRELRSGGDD, encoded by the coding sequence ATGGATGTTGTCATGCACATTCTGGATTTTGCCGGCACCGCGGTCTTCGCGGTCACCGGCGCGCTCGCGGCCGGCCGGAAGAGAATGGATATTTTCGGTGTGGTGGTGTTGGGTTGCGTGACGGCTCTCGGAGGCGGCACGCTGCGGGATGTCGTCCTTGGGATTCAACCGATCTTCTGGGTTTCGGACACCCGCTATCTCGCCGTGGCCACGATCGCGGCGATATGCACATTCTTCTTGGCGCGGATTTGGAAACTGCCAATGACGGTCCTCATGTATGCCGATGCTCTCGGCCTGGCCGTCTTTACCGTCATCGGGTTCCAGAAGGCGTTTGACGCCACCCATGCATACGGCATCGCGATCGTCATGGGTGTGACGACGGGTGTGGCCGGAGGCCTAATCCGAGACATTCTTTCCGGGGAAGTGCCTCTGATTCTTCGACGGGAAATCTACGCCTCGGCAAGCCTCTGCGGTGGTGCAATGCTCGCGTTGCTTTCCGGGTTGGAACTGCCGGCCCCGATTGTCTTGTCGGGCGCCGTTCTGACTACGCTGGTCATTCGAGTTGTTGCGCTGCATTGGAATCTGTCTTTACCGCTTTTTCGGTTTGAAGAGGACAAAGAGGATGAAGCACGACGTGAACTCCGGTCTGGTGGCGACGACTGA
- a CDS encoding zinc ribbon domain-containing protein: MEWIVLWLFCGIVSSLIASSRGRSGFAWLLLGAIFGPFSFAVALLPKIEPPPEEQGLVKCPFCAELIKAEAVKCKHCGSEITKQS, from the coding sequence ATGGAATGGATCGTTCTCTGGCTCTTCTGCGGTATTGTCTCGTCACTGATCGCCAGCAGCCGCGGGCGCAGCGGTTTTGCCTGGCTGCTGCTCGGGGCGATCTTTGGACCCTTTTCCTTCGCCGTCGCCCTCCTGCCGAAGATCGAGCCGCCGCCGGAGGAACAGGGCCTCGTGAAATGCCCCTTCTGCGCCGAATTGATCAAAGCCGAGGCCGTGAAATGCAAACACTGCGGCTCGGAGATCACCAAACAGTCATAA
- a CDS encoding helix-turn-helix transcriptional regulator, giving the protein MSSKKITKDINFSKRLKSFIKDELGITQAEFADKMGITQGYLNMVLGTKNRPPSRGPSAELMAGLFIHYREYLDWLLTGQGPMRRGREAPAAEEPVQPYTTTNEKHAEVFALVREILESGDDLIIRSFHERLKDYRIALRRNDETRSLKQQLGSLERKFKALEQRIGPPMEAGASADADAEAVGAADAGSEKKAI; this is encoded by the coding sequence ATGTCAAGTAAAAAAATTACTAAAGATATTAATTTTTCTAAACGCCTAAAATCGTTTATAAAAGATGAGCTTGGCATTACGCAGGCTGAATTTGCAGATAAAATGGGAATTACTCAAGGTTATCTAAATATGGTGCTCGGAACAAAAAATAGACCTCCTTCACGAGGCCCTTCTGCCGAGCTAATGGCTGGGTTATTTATTCACTATCGCGAATATCTCGACTGGCTCCTCACCGGCCAGGGCCCGATGCGGCGCGGGCGGGAGGCTCCGGCGGCAGAAGAGCCGGTTCAACCCTACACAACCACGAACGAGAAGCACGCCGAGGTTTTCGCCCTGGTCCGGGAGATCCTGGAATCCGGCGACGACCTGATCATCCGGTCGTTTCACGAGAGGCTGAAGGACTACAGGATCGCCCTGCGGCGCAACGACGAGACGAGATCGCTCAAGCAGCAGCTGGGAAGTCTCGAAAGAAAGTTCAAGGCATTGGAGCAGCGGATCGGCCCCCCTATGGAAGCCGGTGCGTCGGCGGATGCGGATGCGGAAGCCGTCGGCGCGGCAGACGCAGGTTCAGAAAAGAAGGCAATTTAA
- a CDS encoding helix-turn-helix transcriptional regulator translates to MDPIDIQYELRKRNILQSQIAEEAGVSAVSISKVIRGKLCSARLMEIISRKLGKDPREVFENYRDKQVMHKPAL, encoded by the coding sequence ATGGACCCCATCGACATCCAGTATGAGCTCAGGAAGAGAAACATCCTGCAATCGCAGATCGCCGAGGAGGCCGGCGTCTCGGCCGTTTCCATTTCCAAGGTCATCAGGGGGAAGTTGTGCTCCGCCCGCCTGATGGAGATTATCAGCCGGAAACTGGGGAAGGACCCCAGAGAGGTATTCGAAAACTACAGGGACAAACAGGTTATGCATAAACCAGCCTTATAG